DNA sequence from the Heptranchias perlo isolate sHepPer1 unplaced genomic scaffold, sHepPer1.hap1 HAP1_SCAFFOLD_63, whole genome shotgun sequence genome:
tggagcaatggcaatgggggatgtgcaagaggccagaattggaggaacgcagagattttggagggttgcaGGGACACTTCTTACAGATACCGACTCCTCACTGGGAGCGATACACACTGTACAGAGGGACATTTTTACCttgggcacttcctgtctgtacattgacccagtgtcccactgcagcccagtctgagccccatcctgggcccttcctctctgtacattgatccagtgtcccactgcagcccagactgagccccatcctgggcccttcctctctgtacattgacccagtgtctcactgcagcccagactgagccccatcctgggcccttcctctctgtacattgacccatgtCCCACTACAGCCcatactgagctccaccctgggcccttcctgtctgcacattgacccagtgtcccactacagcccatactgagctccaccctgggcccttcctgtctgtacattgacccagtgtcccactgcagcccagactgagccccaccctgggcccttcctgtctgtacattgacccagtgtcccactgcagcccagactgagccccactctgggaccttcctgactgtacattgacccagtgtcccactgcagcccagactgagccccaccctgggcccttcctgtctgtacattgacccagtgtcccactgcagcccagactgagccccatcctgggcccttcctgtctgtacattgacccaatgtcccactgcagcccagactgagccccaccctgggcccttcctgtctttacaatgacccagtgtcccactgcagcccagactgagccccaccctgggcccttcctgtctgtacattgacccagtgtcccactgcagcccagactgagccccaccctgggcccttcctgtctgtacattgacccagtgtcccactgcagcccagactgagccccactctgggcccttcctgtctgtacattgacccagtgtcgcactgcagcccagactgagcctcaccctgggcccttcctgtctgtccattgacccagtgtcccactgcagcccagactgagccccaccctggacccttcctgtctgtccattgacccagtgtcccactgcagcccagactgagccccaccctgggcccttcctgtctgtgcattgacccagtgagccactgcagcccagactgagcccttcctgtctgtacattgacccagtgtcccactgcagcccagtctgagccccatcctgggcccttcctctctgtacattgatccagtgagccactgcagcccagactgagccccaccctgggcccttcctgtctgtacattgacccagtgtcccactgcagcccagactgagccccaccctgggcccttcctgtctgtacattgacccagtgtcccactgcagcccagactgagccccaccctgggcccttcctgtctgtacattgacccagtgccccactgcagcccagactgagccccaccctgggcccttcctctctgtacattgacccagtgtcccactgcagcccagactgagctccaccctgggcccttcctgtctgtacattgacccagtgtcccactgcagcccagactgagccccaccctgggcccttcctgtctgtacattgacccagtgtcccactgcagcccagactgagccccaccctgggcccttcctgtctgtacattgacccagtgccccattggggaccatccagccccggatatccggcagaatcagcgctgggggaccgggtgactgagtctcgtgaccctgtcgctgggcctctgacgtcacaatgggagacgacgctcgctcagctcgagctggaaaccgttaaaggggccgttcggatttcaacctggagcgcggccggttaaaggggagggatagagaatcggccaaaaatattcatataatgagaccaggaatagTTATAAATTGAATTGTTCGtaaaatgagaccaggaatggttataaattgaaatgatcACACTTCCACTCTCAGTCCGGGTCTGAATTCCCGCAGCGACTTCAGCTGATTCGTTCcatttgaactgaactgattcccccccagcctgaaacagattaaagattaaacaggaaataaacagattgaacaacagtgtgaataacagggagactggggttaatatttcaataataattacagacaattattacccataaaagggactgaatcccattgatgTTTTATTTATTACATCAAACAtttacacaaacactcacccgatccactccagactcctgcgggtcagtatgagggagcggagagcggggacagatcggtctgtgaaggagtttgatctcAAGGAGagacccgtcagtgaccggtttgcactgagagcggagacaagatcatcggtacaagaatctgtgagaccgacatcatacagactggggatcagagagagaaataacaggaatcagggtaaatccccagtgtttatttgAATTATCattacttatactgacattaatgtaccgtgttaaacatccagttattataaacacaatctcacacagtctgatacttactgcagTTCCCCTATTTTACAGtctgggttcctcagagccgcagacagtagtttcactcctgaatctcccagtttattatcacCCAGGTTCAGACccatcagtgaccggtttgtactgacagcagaggagagatcctcggtacaagaatctgtgagatcgttactccataacctggagatcagagagagagagacgagcggagataacaggaatcagagtaaattcccagtatttatttgtattattatttcttatactgacattaatgtaccgTGTTCGGCATCCAGTTATTATGAACACAATCTCGCACAATCTGATACTTaccgcagttcctgtattttacagtccgggttcctcagagccacaGACAGTCGTTTcattcctgaatctcccagtttattataacCCAGgtccagaaccgtcagtgaccggtttgtactgagagcagaggagagatcctcagtacaagaatctgtgagaccgttatcccataacctggagatcagagagaggagagagacagagataacaggaatcagagtaaattcccagtatttatttgtattattattacttatactgacattaatgtaccgTGTTCGACATCCAGttgttataaacacaatctcacacagtgtgatacttactccagttcctgtattttacagtccgggttcctcagagccgcagacagtagtttcactcctgaatctcccagtttattttcACTCAGcttcagaaccgtcagtgaccggtttgtactgagagcggagacgagatcttCAGTACAAGAAGCTATTAGATCGTTAGCTCGCAACCttaagatcagagagagagagagacagagaaatagataacaggaatcagagtaaattcccagtatttattgaattattattcataatactgacattaatgtacagtgttcagacatgcagttattataaacacaatctcacataaactgatacttaccccagttcctgtattttacagtccgggttcctcagagccgcagacagtagtttcactcctgaatctcccagtttattattactcaggtccagaaccgtcagtgaccggtttgtactgagagcggaggagagatcctcgaTACAAGAAGCTGTGAGATCGTTAGCCtttaacctggagatcagagagaggagagacacgagcagagataacagaaatcagagtaaattcccagtatttatctgtattattattacttatactgacattaatgtaccatgttggacatccagttattacagacacaatctcacacagtgatacttactgcagttcctttattttacagtccgggtttctcagagccgcagacaatagtttcactcctgaatctcccagtttattataacTCAGGTGCAGagccgtcagtgaccggtttgtactgagagcggaggagagatcctcagtacaagaatctgtgagaccgttatcccataacctggagatcagagtgtgtgagagacagagacaagcagagataacaggaatcagagtaaattcccagtatttatttgtattattattattacttatattgacattaatgtacagtgttagacatccagttattacaaacacaatctcacacagtctgatacttactccagtttctgtattttacagttcgggttcctcagagccgcagacaatggtttcactcctgaatctcccagttcattgccccccagtctaaacacaaacagagtgagaaacaaacggaatccaatccccgatctgacacaatttctctctgatattacaggaaacactgaaaaatcttcaggaaattaataaccagatttccctgtcactgacaatgaatctctctctgtccaactccccatatattcagggactgtcagtaaatgtatttattaaataaagtgctgtctgtgtgaagtcTTTAAAtgtccctgatgatcagaattaccctcctggaggtcagtgaccggtcccgtcatgtttggggaaacttgtctcatttctgctgctTCTTAAATCCCACATTTTATGGGAATGGAGCGATTTTCCCCGAATTAAATGATAAATCGGTGATTTCCGGTACTTTATGCGGTATTACattaatctgtataatatctcggggTGAATTATATTGTGAAACGGCGCTAACGGCTGGTGTAAAATCCGTCCCCCAGAATTTTATGTAACAAGGAGAGTTTATTCTGTcctgttacaagttttaaatgtgCCTTTACTCCtagtttataggggaggggagtctctcactttattcccattaaactggCTGTACATTTATTTCAGGAGTAACGGGACTGAGAGTTTTACGGGGAATTTGCTGAAGTTCCCTCCCAGAGCGGGGCCTCAAACACGGGCAGATTATGGGAAATGTCATGGTTTAGCCAGGAGCCTCCCGCTGTGTGTGGggccccaccgctggccggtgtgtgtctgtactcctgggTTCATATACCCACTTCCCGTTAGATTGGAACGTTTTTACCGGCAGATTTTAGTTCCCAAAtctcactgaagtgtcggcctggattaatgagcgaggggcctgaatccaagaccttctgactcagaggcacgagtgctgccagctgggtgaagagatggtggatgtattggagagtgtgaagggctgggtaattgatgagttaagataatGGACCGACGTCCTGCGGGGAAAGATCAGCTCGCCCACtggcggttgactgcccgaaagctgtgttttgctctttgttactgaatgtttggtgtttctgcttccctctcctaaacatgttgacagtccggtgactgtcacttgCCCCTACACGtcggtaagagggtgggatgctccgaAACACAGACTGCTGTAATTAGTGTCGATCTACATGTAAGTAACAGTTAGAAGGAGCCTCTTCAATGTacgtatctcaggcagtgagaaaaacagcaatatcatttattgcaattaaattatcagactccttcagtgacctgtatttactgatccgataaagactgtaaaatcccgacttgttcacaaggatccattttagattctccagtccttAGGGAATTAGTAaccgatcctcttatcatttgtcatatttgtgttgaatctgcttctctctggtttaactgaactgtttgtttcccttcattacggagcaacaaCACAATCCCTGACTGTTCTACAATTGGCCgaacagttagagacaaataaacagttacctcaactCCTGGCATTTGTGTAGTGCGGGTCCCAGCCGTtggagtccttcacactgaatggagcagttccccagatcgaggtgttttattgtatcacagagtccaatgacatgagacagcaccgcacagtcaatcggggtcagtctcAATTCACTAAATGTAAGTGTtcccacagatcccactgtgacccgagccagtgtttgattctgagactcaaacaggtagtggaatgtgttcaggaggtcccttttaccagtttcactctctgtttttccaatctgtccttcaaccttctccttcacccaatTAATGACTCCCcagattgtttgatgaagaaatggacccagaaactcctccaggggccgagctgactgtgaggaggagagaccaacaacaaaacggagaaatatctcaaatcgcccatctttcttgttgtgggcttcactgaggagtttccaGATGTCCAATGGAtttggagtcaggaattgtgcgagtgcggctacaaactcttggatggtgaggtgcgggaatgtgtaaaccacactctgggcagaatcatctctctccaaaagttccatcatgaacccagacaggaactgggaaggttgcagattgtacttgatcaaatctccatttctaaacacaatcttcttctcggagactccagtgaaggccatctcaccgatcatcagtaacacatcacggggggattcaatctctcggccatggtttttcagaatgttgtaaatatagtaggaatatagttgggtgatggtcttgggaactcgctgctgtttcctgtctctttgagtgaagaagggacccagtgacagaccgaggatccagcagtaggaagggttgtaacacatggtgtacaggatctcgttctcctccacatgtttgaaaacagctgctgccaccgactgatcttcaaaaaacttgttgaaatattccttccgttcctcaccaacaaatcccaggatttcagcccagacactgatctcagccttttccaataaatgtaatgcagtggggcggctggtcacgagcactgaacatcctgggagcagcttgtgctgtattaaactgtacacaatgtcagacacttcacaccagtcttcaggatctgtgcacatgtacagaggttctgtatttctccgattgtcagcaaaatcgatactgtccttgaattcatctaaaccatcgaatataaacagtaatccctctgggttcttccagagctctcccagaatattcccaaagtaaggatatagatccagtatcagattcctcaggtttattctacagttaatagcgttcaaatcccggaatttaaaactgaaaacaaattgaaagtgtgggtatattttcccagtggcccagtcataaacaatcttttgtaccattgttgtttttccaatccccgcgactccgctcactgctgctgaactcccagatttggattttctccgggaaaaactgctgtggaacaattgatcagttcggattttttccagttctctccggaggtgtttctttctccactcttcatggtctcggcctcttgccagcagttcatgttctacgagtgtccgatctcgaacagtagaaatgaccgttagctcagtgtatagagtgaccagctggaaaatcttaaccttctcctttattaggatcgtgttcactctcaatgtttcagtttggacccggagtgtttccttgtgtttgtgttgaacatc
Encoded proteins:
- the LOC137317689 gene encoding NACHT, LRR and PYD domains-containing protein 3-like; translated protein: MAEGSNRGEGPTSSKRLRMDTDPNTAITEFLTKCDDYQLFQLTKFYRDRLEQAIEEGVEGLSLMLTGEDHFSGQEYHKVTELAEKGNRADSSKLLLNLVMEKGSLARRVMWESFLKMHRLRKLDKILKETQELGPDPFDYMNIGRGLSEIPSHLKDVQHKHKETLRVQTETLRVNTILIKEKVKIFQLVTLYTELTVISTVRDRTLVEHELLARGRDHEEWRKKHLRRELEKIRTDQLFHSSFSRRKSKSGSSAAVSGVAGIGKTTMVQKIVYDWATGKIYPHFQFVFSFKFRDLNAINCRINLRNLILDLYPYFGNILGELWKNPEGLLFIFDGLDEFKDSIDFADNRRNTEPLYMCTDPEDWCEVSDIVYSLIQHKLLPGCSVLVTSRPTALHLLEKAEISVWAEILGFVGEERKEYFNKFFEDQSVAAAVFKHVEENEILYTMCYNPSYCWILGLSLGPFFTQRDRKQQRVPKTITQLYSYYIYNILKNHGREIESPRDVLLMIGEMAFTGVSEKKIVFRNGDLIKYNLQPSQFLSGFMMELLERDDSAQSVVYTFPHLTIQEFVAALAQFLTPNPLDIWKLLSEAHNKKDGRFEIFLRFVVGLSSSQSARPLEEFLGPFLHQTIWGVINWVKEKVEGQIGKTESETGKRDLLNTFHYLFESQNQTLARVTVGSVGTLTFSELRLTPIDCAVLSHVIGLCDTIKHLDLGNCSIQCEGLQRLGPALHKCQELRLGGNELGDSGVKPLSAALRNPNCKIQKLELWDNGLTDSCTEDLSSALSTNRSLTALHLSYNKLGDSGVKLLSAALRNPDCKIKELQLKANDLTASCIEDLSSALSTNRSLTVLDLSNNKLGDSGVKLLSAALRNPDCKIQELGLRANDLIASCTEDLVSALSTNRSLTVLKLSENKLGDSGVKLLSAALRNPDCKIQELELWDNGLTDSCTEDLSSALSTNRSLTVLDLGYNKLGDSGMKRLSVALRNPDCKIQELRLWSNDLTDSCTEDLSSAVSTNRSLMGLNLGDNKLGDSGVKLLSAALRNPDCKIGELHLYDVGLTDSCTDDLVSALSANRSLTGLSLRSNSFTDRSVPALRSLILTRRSLEWIGLGGNQFSSNGTNQLKSLREFRPGLRVEV